The Paroceanicella profunda genome contains the following window.
CGGAGGGCTATCCGGTCCGCATCCGCGGGCTGGAGGAGGGCCGCGTCATCGACGAGGAGCGCCGGGTCATCTCGGTGAAGCGCACGCTCTCCACCGCGACGGACTGGGAAGAGGTGACGCGCGTCTTCATCGAGGAGGCCGAGATCGTCATCTCCAACACCGGAGACGCGGGCTATGCCCCGCAGCCGGAGGACGGCGCCCCGGCCTTCACCCAGGCGATGAGCTTCCCCGCGAAGCTCTGCCACCTGCTCGCCGCCCGCTTTGCCGCCGGCGCCGAGCCGCTCATCGTGATGCCGATGGAACTGGTGCCCGAGAACGGCCGGGTGCTGCGTGCCCGGGTGCTGGAGATCGCCGCGGCGAACGCGGCCTCCCCCGCGCTGACGGACTGGATCGGCCAGCAGGTGATCTGGGCCTCCAGCCTGGTGGACCGCATCGTCTCCGAGCCGCTGGAGCCCGCCGGCGCCGTGGCCGAGCCCTACGCGCTCTGGGCCATCGAGGCCGCGCCCGGCCTCTCCGCGCCTTGCGTGCACCCTTGCGTGCAGCTCGTGCCCGACCTGGAGGAGATCGAGCGGCTGAAGCTGCACATCCTCAACCTCGGACATACGTCTCTGGTGGACATGTGGCAGCGCCGGGGGGCGGAGGCGGGCGCCGTGGTGCGCGACTTCATCGCCATCCCGGAGGTGCGCGCCGAACTGGACGCGATCTTCGCCGAGGAGGTCATCCCCGGCTTCGCCGCGGCCGGCCGGGGCGCGCAGGCGGAAGCCTATCTCGCCACCACGCTGGAGCGCTTCGCGAACCCGTTCCTCGACCACCGCATCTCCGACATCGCCCAGAACCACGCCCAGAAGGTGGCGCGCCGCATCACCGCCTTCGTGGACTGGGCAGCAGCCAATGGCGGCCCGGCCGGAATGCCCCGGCTCGCGGCCATCACAGCAAGGTCAGGCCAATGACACTCCTCGTGCGCGACAGCATGCATCTCAATTCCGCCGACAACGTGGCCGTGGCGCTTCGTGCGCTCAAGGCCGGCGAGACGGTGGACGGAACCCCCCTCCTCACCGACGTGCCCATGGGCCACAAGTTCGCCGTGCGGCCGGTGCCCAAGGGCAGCCCGGTGGTGAAATACGGCCAGGTGATGGCCACCGCCACCGCAGACATCGCCACGGGCGAGCATGTCCATGTGCAGAACTGCGCCATGGCCGAGGAGCATTCCACCGAATCCGAGCAGCGCGGGCAGATGCATGCGAAGCCCGAGCGCACCAGTTTCGAGGGCTTCCTGCGCCCCGACGGCCGCGCCGGCACGCGCAACTACATCGGCATTCTCGCCTCGGTGAACTGCTCCTCGACCGTCTGCGGCGCCATCGCGGCGGAGGCGAACCGGCTGCTGAAGCCGAAATACCCCGGGGTGGACGGCTTCGCCCCCATCGTGCACGACCAGGGCTGCGGCATGGCGGGCTCGGGTGAAGGCTTCGACACGCTGGTGCGCACCCTCAAGGGCTACCGCGACCACCCGAATTTCGCCGGCGTGCTCATCGTCGGCCTCGGCTGCGAGGTGAACCAGCTCACGCTCTACAAGCGCGATGACTGGACCCGCGAGCGGTTCCAGACCTTCAACATCCAGGAGGTCGGCGGCTCCGCCTCCGCCGTGCGCCGCGCGGTGGAGCTGCTGGAGCCCATCGCCGAGGCCGCGAACCGCGACGTGCGCGAGACGCTGCCGGTCTCGCTGCTCACGCTGGGCATGCAGTGCGGCGGCTCGGACGGGTTCTCCGGCATCTCGGCGAACCCCGCCCTGGGCGTGGCCTCGGACATGCTGGTGGCCGCGGGCGGCACTTCCATCCTGTCGGAAACCCCGGAGATCTTCGGCGCCGAGCACCTGCTCATCGCGAGAGCCGACCCGGAGACCGGCGCGAAGATCGCCGGCATGATCGACTGGTGGCGGGCCTACGCGGCGCGCAACGGCGCCTCGCTGGACAACAACCCCTCCCCCGGCAACAAGCGCGGCGGCCTCACCACCATCCTGGAGAAGTCGCTGGGTGCGGTGGCCAAGGGCGGGCTCTCGCCGCTCTCGGGCGCCTATGCCTATGCCGAGCGCATCGACCGGCCCGGCTTCGTCTACATGGACAGCCCGGGCTATGACCCGGTGGCGGCCACCGGCCAGGTGGCGAGCGGGGCGAACATCATCGCCTTCACCACCGGGCGCGGCTCCTGCTTCGGCGCGAAGCCCGCGCCCTCGGTGAAGCTTGCCTCCAACGGTGCGCTGTTCCGCTCCATGCCCGAGGACATGGACATCAACTGCGGCACCATCCTGGAGGAGGGCGCGAGCCTGGAGGAGGTGGGCCGGCAGATCTACGATTTCCTGCTCGACACCGCGTCCGGGCGGAAGACTCTCTCCGAGGAGTTCGGCTACGGTGACAACGAGTTTGTCCCGTGGAAGATCGGAGCCGTCCTGTGACCATACCTTCCGTCGCCTGCATCGGCGAGGCCATGCTGGAACTCTCCGGCGAAACCGGCGCGGAGCCCCTGCGCCTGACCAACGCCTTCGCCGGCGACACGCTGAACACCGCCGTCTATCTCGCCCGCCTCGGCCTGGGCGAAGTGGCCTATGTCACCCTGCTGGGCCAGGACGCGGTGTCGGATTCGATGCTGCGCTTCATGGCCGCCGAGGGGCTGTCGACCGAGCATGTCGGCCGCCACCCGGACCGGCTGCCCGGCATCTACATGATCGAGAACGAGCCGGACGGCGAGCGGCACTTCCGCTACTGGCGCGACGCCGCCGCCGCCCGCCGCCTGTTCACCGGCGAGGCCGGGCCGCGCCCGGAGGACCTCTCCAGCTACGGGCTGATCTATCTCTCCGGCATCTCCGTGGCGATCCTGTCGGAGGAGGCGCGCGCGGCGCTGCTCGCCTTCCTGCCCGGATACCGCGCGGGCGGCGGTCGCTTCGCCTTCGACAGCAACTACCGCCCGCGGCTCTGGTCCTCCGCCGCCGAGGCGCGCGAGGTGCTGGCGCGGTTCTGGGCCGAGGCGGACATCGCCCTGCCCTCCATCGATGACGAGATCGCGCTGCACGGCGGCGGCGAGGCCGGGGTGCTGGCCCGCTTCGGCGCGCTCACCGGCGCCGAGGTGCTGATCAAGCGCGGTGCGGACGGGCCGCTCGCGCTCACCGGCGGCCAGGTGCAGGCGCTCGCGCCCTTCCCGCGCGCCGAGCGTGTGGTCGACACGACGGGTGCCGGCGACAGTTTCAACGCGGGCTATCTGGCGGCCCGGCTCTCGGGCGCCGACATCGCCACCTCCGCCGCGCGGGCGCATGCGCTCTCGATGGAGGTGATCGGCCATCGCGGCGCCATCCTGCCGCGCAGGAGCCCCCAGCCCGCCTGACGCGGCAGGACAGCCGCTCCTCTCATGCGCCGCGCCCGGAGCCCCGGGCGCGGCCTCAGCTGTTGACCAGCGCCAGGAACAGCAGGCCCAGGAAGATCACCCCCACGGCCCATTGCGTGAGGCGGATGAAGGCGTGGAACGTGTGCTGCTGCTGGGTGATGTCCCGGCCGCCATGCGCATCGTCATGGTCGGCTCCGGTGTGCGGCTGAAGGGCCATGGCCCGTCTCCCTTGCCAGGTGCGGGGCCGCGGAATGCGTCCCGCAAGGCCGAAACGCCGATCGGGGCCCGCGGGTTCCCTTGCCGTGCCATCAATCGTATTTTCCGGTCATATCGATCTGATCAATTTGTTTGAACGATTGGTCCGAGAGGACTACCTGTCATCGCGACAGGCAGGGAGCCTCCGATGACCCTCGAACAATTGCGCATCTTCATCGCCGTGGCCGAGCTCGAGCACATGACCCGGGCAGCCGACGTGCTGCACCTGTCGCAATCGGCGGTGAGCGCGGCCATCGCCACGCTGGAGGACCGCCACGGCGTGGCGCTGTTCCACCGGGTGGGGCGGCGCATCGAGCTCACGGAGATCGGCGCGGCGTTCCTCGGGGAGGCGCGCGCCGTGCTGGCCCGGGCGGAGGCGGCGGAGCAGGTGCTGGGCGAATTCGGCGGGCTGGTGCGCGGGCGGCTGCGGCTGGTCGCCAGCCAGACCATCGCCGGCTACTGGCTGCCCGGGGTGCTGGCGCGCTTTCGGGCCCGCTACCCGCGCATCGACATCACCCTCGCCATCGCCAACAGCGAGGGCGCGGCGGCGCAGGCGGAGAGCGGCGAGGCCGAGCTGGGCTTCGTCGAGGGCAGGATCCACGCGCCCGCGCTGAGCCAGCAGGCCGTGGCGCAGGACCGGCTGGTGCTGATCGCGCCGCCGGGCATGGCGGTTCCGGAGCGGGTGGACGCGGGCTGGCTGGCGCGCGCGCCCTGGATCCTGCGCGAGCCGGGCTCGGGCACGCGCTCCTCGCTGGAGGAGATCCTGCGCAGCCGCGGCATCGACCCGGACAGCCAGACCGTCGCCCTCACCCTGCCGTCGAACGCCGGCGTGCTCTCGGCGGTGGAAGCCGGCGCCGGGGTGGCGGTGCTCTCCGAGCGCGTGGTGGCCCGGGCGGTGGCCGGCGGCTCGGTGCGCGCGCTGGAGGCGGACCTGCCGGCCCGCGCCTTCCACGCCCTGCGCCACCGCGACCGCAGCCGCAGCCGCGCCGCCGGCGCCTTGCTCGACCTCATCCGGGAGATGACATCATGACCAGGTTCGCTCTCGCCGCGGCACGGCTGCGGCCGTTCTCCGCGCTCGAACACCCGCGCGAAGTGATCCGCCAGTTCACCCCGAACTGGTTCGCCGTCACCATGGGCACCGGCGTCGTCGCCCTCGCCCTGCCGCAGATCCCCGGAGCCGGGCCGGCGCTGATGCCGGTGGCCGAGGCGATCTGGCAGGCGGACATCGGGCTCTTCACCCTGTTCGCGCTGCTCTACGCCCTGCGCTGGATCCTGTTCCCGCAGGAGGCGCGGCGGATCTTCGGGCATGGCGTGGTGTCGATGTTCCTCGGCACCATCCCGATGGGCTTCGCCACCCTGATCAACGGGCTCATCGTGTTCGGCCTGCCGCGCTGGGGCGCGCAGGTGGTGCCGCTGGCCGAGGCGCTGTGGTGGCTGGACGCGGCCATGGCACTGGCCTGCGGCGTGGGCGTGCCCTTCCTGATGTTCTCGCGCCAGGAGCACCGGTTCGACACGATGACCGCGGTCTGGCTGCTCCCGGTGGTGGCGGCGGAGGTGGCGGCGGCGAGCGGCGGGCTCATCGCCCCGCATCTCGCGGACCCGGCCTCGGCCTATGCCATGCTGGTCGCCTCCTACGCGCTCTGGGCCTGCTCGGTGCCGGTGGCCTTCGCGATGATCACCATGCTGATGCTGCGCATGGCGCTGCACAAGCTGCCCGACGAGAGCATGGCGGCCACGAGCTGGCTCGCCCTCGGGCCGATCGGCACCGGGGCGCTGGGGATGCTGGTGCTGGGCGCCGACGCGCCGGCGATCTTCGCCGCGCAGGGGCTGGCGGGCGTGGGAGAGATCGCCTCGGGCCTCGGCGTGCTGCTCGGCCTCGTGCTCTGGGGGTTCGGGATGTGGTGGTTCCTGCTGGCCACGCTGATCACCTGCCACCACCTGCGCCGGGGCATTCCGTTCAACCTCGGAGCCTGGGGCTACACCTTCCCGATCGGGGTCTACACCCTCGCCACCTTCCGGCTGGGCGACACGCTCGGCCTCGCGGTCTTCGACCTGGCGGGCACGGTGCTGGCAACCGGGCTGACGCTGCTCTGGCTCTGGGTGGCCGGGCAGACCCTGCGCGGCGGCTGGTGCGGCAGGCTCTTCGTCTCGCCCTGCATCGCCGGGCTGCGCAGGGGCTGACACCGCACGGGGCCGGGGCCCGCCTTCCGGGGGAGCCCGCCCGGGTCAGCCCGGCGGGCCTTCGGGCAGCGCGCTCAGGGCGGGGTCCTGCCAGTCCCACTCCATGGCGCGCACGGCGTAGGTGCGCAGGGTGGGGCGGAAGGCCTCCGGCGCGTCCAGGCTGCCGGCATGCACGGCGGTGATGCCCGGTTGCGCGGCGAAATGCACGTGGGTGGGCGTGCCGCAGGTGGGGCAGAAGGCGTGGATCTTCTCCGCCCCGCTGTCCCCCGCGACGCGCCAGGTGCGGGGGGTGCCGGTGAGGCGCACCGCCCCCTCCCCCGCGAAGACGAGATAGGAGGAATGGCCGGTTCCGCTGCGCATCCGGCAGTGCCGGCACTGGCAGTGCAGCGCGGCCACCGGCGCGCCGGCCGCCGTGTAGCGGAGGGCGCCGCAGGCGCAGCCGCCGGTGAGGGATGTATCGCTCATGTCCTTGCTCCTGACGGGGTTTCTGACGGAGATCCGGAGGGAACTTCCGGCGCGGGAGGGTTCAGAGCGCCATGCCCCGGCCGGTTTCGAGCAGGGATTTCAGGCTGGAGAGCACCTTCGGCCAGCCCCTGCTGATGCCCGCAAGCATGCCGCCGCCGGGCTCCAGATCCTCATGGGTGACGGTGAGCCGGACCATCTCGCCCTCCGGCACGATATCGAAGGTCACGCGGCTGTACTGGTCCGGCTCCTGCCGCCGGCTCTCGTTCGCCCAGCTCAGCACCAGCCGGCGGGGCGGATCGCTCTCGATCACCTCGCCCACAAGGTCCACCGTGCGCGCCGCATCGAGGCGCACGTGCTGCCAGGCGGCGCCGGGTGTCCAGCTGTCGGATACGTTCTCGTGGCCCCAGTAGCGGCGCGCCACCTCGGGCCGGGTGATAGCCTCGAACACCTTCTCCGGCCTGGTGCGGATGTAGGTGACATAGACGAAACTGGCGGATCTGTCGGTCATTCCTGCGTCCCTTCGAGCTCTGTCCTGAGGTCGTGCAGAAGGCGCAGACGGCCCTCCTCGAACTTCCGGATCCAGCGCTCGTAGACCTCGTGGAGCGGGACCGGGTTGATGAAATGCAGCTTCTCGCGCCCGCGACGCACCGTGCTCACGAGGTTGGCCTGCTCCAGCAGCGTCAGGTGCTGGGTCACGGACTGGCGGGTGATGTCCATGCCCTCGCAGAGCTGGCCCAGGGTCTGGCCGTTGCGGTCGCAGAGCCTGTCGAGCAGCTGCCTGCGCCCGGGGTCCGCCAGCGCCCTGAACACCTTGTCATCATCCATCCGTGTCTCCGCCTGCTTCGAAGACAGAATATGCAGGTATCTGACTGCCTGTCAAGACATGCAGGCAATTGACTGCATGTTTCGGAAGCCCGCGCGCCGGCCCGGAACGCGAAAAGGGCGGCACCGGGGGTGCCGCCCTTTCGCATCGGGGAGAAGCGGGCCGGGCGCCGGCGCCCTGCCCCGCGCCTCAGCGCATGTTCTCTTTCATCATGTGGTCGACCATCATGTCGGGCGGCATCATGTTCGTGTTCAGGTGATACATG
Protein-coding sequences here:
- a CDS encoding sugar kinase; translation: MTIPSVACIGEAMLELSGETGAEPLRLTNAFAGDTLNTAVYLARLGLGEVAYVTLLGQDAVSDSMLRFMAAEGLSTEHVGRHPDRLPGIYMIENEPDGERHFRYWRDAAAARRLFTGEAGPRPEDLSSYGLIYLSGISVAILSEEARAALLAFLPGYRAGGGRFAFDSNYRPRLWSSAAEAREVLARFWAEADIALPSIDDEIALHGGGEAGVLARFGALTGAEVLIKRGADGPLALTGGQVQALAPFPRAERVVDTTGAGDSFNAGYLAARLSGADIATSAARAHALSMEVIGHRGAILPRRSPQPA
- a CDS encoding TDT family transporter, translating into MTRFALAAARLRPFSALEHPREVIRQFTPNWFAVTMGTGVVALALPQIPGAGPALMPVAEAIWQADIGLFTLFALLYALRWILFPQEARRIFGHGVVSMFLGTIPMGFATLINGLIVFGLPRWGAQVVPLAEALWWLDAAMALACGVGVPFLMFSRQEHRFDTMTAVWLLPVVAAEVAAASGGLIAPHLADPASAYAMLVASYALWACSVPVAFAMITMLMLRMALHKLPDESMAATSWLALGPIGTGALGMLVLGADAPAIFAAQGLAGVGEIASGLGVLLGLVLWGFGMWWFLLATLITCHHLRRGIPFNLGAWGYTFPIGVYTLATFRLGDTLGLAVFDLAGTVLATGLTLLWLWVAGQTLRGGWCGRLFVSPCIAGLRRG
- a CDS encoding SRPBCC family protein gives rise to the protein MTDRSASFVYVTYIRTRPEKVFEAITRPEVARRYWGHENVSDSWTPGAAWQHVRLDAARTVDLVGEVIESDPPRRLVLSWANESRRQEPDQYSRVTFDIVPEGEMVRLTVTHEDLEPGGGMLAGISRGWPKVLSSLKSLLETGRGMAL
- a CDS encoding GFA family protein, which gives rise to MSDTSLTGGCACGALRYTAAGAPVAALHCQCRHCRMRSGTGHSSYLVFAGEGAVRLTGTPRTWRVAGDSGAEKIHAFCPTCGTPTHVHFAAQPGITAVHAGSLDAPEAFRPTLRTYAVRAMEWDWQDPALSALPEGPPG
- a CDS encoding UxaA family hydrolase — its product is MTLLVRDSMHLNSADNVAVALRALKAGETVDGTPLLTDVPMGHKFAVRPVPKGSPVVKYGQVMATATADIATGEHVHVQNCAMAEEHSTESEQRGQMHAKPERTSFEGFLRPDGRAGTRNYIGILASVNCSSTVCGAIAAEANRLLKPKYPGVDGFAPIVHDQGCGMAGSGEGFDTLVRTLKGYRDHPNFAGVLIVGLGCEVNQLTLYKRDDWTRERFQTFNIQEVGGSASAVRRAVELLEPIAEAANRDVRETLPVSLLTLGMQCGGSDGFSGISANPALGVASDMLVAAGGTSILSETPEIFGAEHLLIARADPETGAKIAGMIDWWRAYAARNGASLDNNPSPGNKRGGLTTILEKSLGAVAKGGLSPLSGAYAYAERIDRPGFVYMDSPGYDPVAATGQVASGANIIAFTTGRGSCFGAKPAPSVKLASNGALFRSMPEDMDINCGTILEEGASLEEVGRQIYDFLLDTASGRKTLSEEFGYGDNEFVPWKIGAVL
- a CDS encoding mannitol dehydrogenase family protein yields the protein MKTPVLQFGTSRFLQAHADLFFAEAETPLAVTVVQSSGDASRAKRLAALAAPEGYPVRIRGLEEGRVIDEERRVISVKRTLSTATDWEEVTRVFIEEAEIVISNTGDAGYAPQPEDGAPAFTQAMSFPAKLCHLLAARFAAGAEPLIVMPMELVPENGRVLRARVLEIAAANAASPALTDWIGQQVIWASSLVDRIVSEPLEPAGAVAEPYALWAIEAAPGLSAPCVHPCVQLVPDLEEIERLKLHILNLGHTSLVDMWQRRGAEAGAVVRDFIAIPEVRAELDAIFAEEVIPGFAAAGRGAQAEAYLATTLERFANPFLDHRISDIAQNHAQKVARRITAFVDWAAANGGPAGMPRLAAITARSGQ
- a CDS encoding ArsR/SmtB family transcription factor; the protein is MDDDKVFRALADPGRRQLLDRLCDRNGQTLGQLCEGMDITRQSVTQHLTLLEQANLVSTVRRGREKLHFINPVPLHEVYERWIRKFEEGRLRLLHDLRTELEGTQE
- a CDS encoding aa3-type cytochrome c oxidase subunit IV; this encodes MALQPHTGADHDDAHGGRDITQQQHTFHAFIRLTQWAVGVIFLGLLFLALVNS
- a CDS encoding LysR family transcriptional regulator; translated protein: MTLEQLRIFIAVAELEHMTRAADVLHLSQSAVSAAIATLEDRHGVALFHRVGRRIELTEIGAAFLGEARAVLARAEAAEQVLGEFGGLVRGRLRLVASQTIAGYWLPGVLARFRARYPRIDITLAIANSEGAAAQAESGEAELGFVEGRIHAPALSQQAVAQDRLVLIAPPGMAVPERVDAGWLARAPWILREPGSGTRSSLEEILRSRGIDPDSQTVALTLPSNAGVLSAVEAGAGVAVLSERVVARAVAGGSVRALEADLPARAFHALRHRDRSRSRAAGALLDLIREMTS